A genomic region of Oryza glaberrima chromosome 1, OglaRS2, whole genome shotgun sequence contains the following coding sequences:
- the LOC127760248 gene encoding peptidyl-prolyl cis-trans isomerase FKBP15-1-like: MGKRQQQRRLVRLAVAAAVVVAAALILTASAKKSGDVTELQIGVKYKPESCTLQAHKGDKIKVHYRGSLTDGSVFDSSYDRGDPFEFTLGNGQVIKGWDQGLLGMCVGEKRKLKIPAKMGYGERGSPPKIPGGATLIFDTELIAVNGKTTGGASNSEL, translated from the exons ATGGGGAAGcgtcagcagcagcggcggctcgtccgcctcgccgtcgccgccgccgtcgttgtcgcGGCGGCCCTCATCCTGACCG CTTCGGCCAAGAAGTCCGGAGATGTCACGGAGCTTCAGATCGGTGTGAAG TACAAGCCAGAGTCATGCACCCTGCAAGCTCACAAAGGAGACAAAATCAAAGTGCATTATCGT GGGTCACTCACTGATGGATCAGTGTTTGATTCTAGCTATGACAGAGGTGACCCCTTTGAATTTACTCTTGGAAACGGCCAAGTGATAAAAG GTTGGGACCAAGGGTTACTAGGTATGTGTGTCGGTGAAAAGAGGAAGCTAAAGATACCTGCAAAGATGGGTTATGGGGAGAGAGGCTCCCCACCGAAGATTCCAG GTGGAGCAACACTAATCTTTGACACGGAGCTTATCGCCGTCAATGGAAAGACAACCGGTGGTGCTAGCAATAGTGAGCTCTAA
- the LOC127759634 gene encoding uncharacterized protein LOC127759634: protein MSSWNNPYYDTSSYGAGSGGGGGGGGNRRSSSPPRGAGDKKETKTKDYQSYTSNNNNNGSDDDKDKNKHKITSSHKHKDDEKDRNNHSKDSHGGGNSSNYNKDSYGGNSGNPNNYYGSSTGVVAGSGSYYGGGAGAGGGYGGGNTSYGGSLSYGKDGGYGGSNSPYGGGNSPYGGGSSIIISGAAPIPHNNFGGGGTGWPVPPPPQDGGSGAAPVFIRAEEVKVIYHHTPPGHGSSSSSYSPSPKYESEGDRRRSGGAGSGSGSNSGGGGGGFFGPAFHAVGGYIDRKFGLDKD from the coding sequence ATGTCGTCGTGGAACAACCCGTACTACGACACCTCTTCCTACGGCGCCggatcaggcggcggcggcggcggcggtggcaacaggcggtcgtcgtcgccgccgcgcggcgccggcgacaagaAGGAGACCAAGACGAAGGATTACCAGAGCTacacaagcaacaacaacaacaatggcagcgacgacgacaaaGACAAGAACAAGCACAAGATCACCAGCAGCCACAAGCACAAGGACGACGAGAAAGACCGGAACAACCACAGCAAGGacagccatggcggcggcaacagcagcAATTACAACAAGGACAGCTATGGCGGTAACAGCGGCAACCCCAACAATTACTACGGCAGCAGCACGGGAGTCGTTGCAGGTTCAGGCTCctactacggcggcggcgccggcgccggcggcggctatggCGGCGGCAACACTTCCTACGGCGGATCATTGTCCTACGGTAAAgacggcggctacggcggcagCAACTCTCCCTACGGCGGCGGCAACTCTCcctacggcggcggcagcagcatcaTCATAAGCGGAGCCGCACCTATTCCCCACAACaacttcggcggcggcggaaccgGCTGGCcggttccgccgccgccgcaggacgGCGGGtccggggcggcgccggtgtTCATCCGCGCGGAGGAGGTGAAGGTCATCTACCACCACACGCCGCCCGGCcacggctcgtcgtcgtcgtcgtactcgccgtcgccgaagtACGAGAGCGAGGGCgacaggaggaggagcggcggcgctggatcCGGATCAGGaagcaacagcggcggcggcggcggcgggttcttCGGCCCGGCGTTCCACGCCGTCGGCGGCTACATCGACCGTAAGTTCGGGCTGGACAAAGACTGA
- the LOC127759838 gene encoding glycine-rich cell wall structural protein 2-like, with the protein MSWWKKSSGKSSSSSSQYYAGSDSSSFAGGGGDDRYGRAGSGNGRSPWTTSEEYPRYTSDDDNRSGSGSGSDDDDDHGDRNRRRGKKSNKKKSSSSSSSYKYDDDGGERDRSYSNYGGYGNNEGYSSSAPSGYNPYNNGGGYGGPSYGNGGGYGGSTYGNGGGYGGSSYGNGGAIVAGGGGGSAPASYGYGSNSGWGAPAPPRQEGGSGSAPTYLNVIYMTQPGSSSSQNENSGERRDNGGGGGGRNGLFGPTFQAVGGYMDRRFGFD; encoded by the coding sequence ATGTCCTGGTGGAAGAAATCCAGCggcaaaagcagcagcagcagcagccagtaCTACGCTGGCTCTGACAGCTCGTCgttcgccggaggaggaggagacgaccgGTACGGACGAGCCGGCAGCGGCAACGGCCGCTCGCCGTGGACGACGTCCGAGGAGTACCCGAGGTACAccagcgacgacgacaaccgcagcggcagcggcagcggcagcgacgacgacgacgaccacggcgaccGGAACAGGCGCAGGGGAAAGAAgagcaacaagaagaagagcagcagcagcagcagcagctacaagtacgacgacgacggcggcgagagagaCCGGAGCTACAGCAACTACGGCGGCTACGGCAACAACGAGGGCTACAGCAGCAGCGCCCCCAGCGGCTACAACCCCTacaacaacggcggcggctacggcggccCTTCctacggcaacggcggcgggtACGGCGGCTCTACctacggcaacggcggcggctacggcggctCTTCCTATGGTAACGGCGGCGCCATCgtagccggaggcggcggcggcagcgcccctGCCTCCTATGGCTATGGCTCTAATTCCGGCTGGggtgcgccggcgccgccgcggcaggaGGGTGGCTCAGGGTCGGCGCCGACGTACCTCAACGTCATCTACATGACGCAGCcagggtcgtcgtcgtcgcagaaCGAGAACTCCGGCGAGAGGAgagacaacggcggcggcggaggaggacgaaaCGGGCTCTTCGGTCCGACGTTCCAAGCCGTCGGCGGCTATATGGACCGTAGGTTCGGATTCGACTGA
- the LOC127759913 gene encoding glycine-rich cell wall structural protein 2-like: protein MWNSSGRSFSGSSYSNSSTDTYGSGGRQQQQQQYEAAAAGDKTSAKRQPPPPSRLKKTSGKNDDAATAAVVGYAASGGGYGGSTKANAGANYGGGGGYGYNGGYNAGSVTLYGAGVGTPYYGGGGGGGYTGGGSVPYGGGGGVPAGYWTPQNGARSPLYINTREVHVYGGPHGPYDGGDGYGGGGGSGERRRSGGFFRPAFEAVGHFFDRRFGFHSSD from the coding sequence ATGTGGAACAGCAGCGGTAGATCCTTCAGCGGCAGCAGCTACTCCAATTCCTCCACTGACACCTACGGATCAGGAggacggcagcagcagcagcagcagtatgaagcggccgccgccggcgacaagaCGTCGGCGaagcgccagccgccgccgccgtcgcgcctgAAGAAGACCAGCGGCAAGaacgacgacgccgccaccgccgccgtcgtcggctacGCAGCatccggcggcggctacggcggcagCACCAAGGCCAACGCCGGCGCCAActacggtggtggtggtggttacGGTTACAACGGCGGCTACAACGCCGGCAGCGTCACCCTctacggcgccggcgtcggtACGCCGTActacggcggtggcggcggcggaggttaCACCGGTGGTGGATCCGTgccgtacggcggcggcggcggcgtgccggccgGGTACTGGACTCCCCAGAACGGCGCGAGGTCGCCGCTGTACATCAACACTCGCGAGGTCCACGTGTACGGGGGGCCGCATGGGCcgtacgacggcggcgacggctacggcggcggcggcggcagcggcgagaggcggcgcagcggcgggtTCTTCCGCCCGGCGTTCGAGGCCGTCGGCCATTTCTTCGACAGAAGGTTCGGCTTCCACAGCAgcgactaa